One part of the Spiroplasma turonicum genome encodes these proteins:
- a CDS encoding ABC transporter ATP-binding protein has product MIELKNITREVGGFLLNKVSFKIKKGSVVAFVGDNGAGKTTTIKAMFGELNLDSGSITIDGEDIFKNNNLRKVAFFPDSNNVPMELSLRDYVNYLCSVNGMSKKEIKNNSKEVFKMLGLEKFVNKRLGQLSAGWKKRAIMASILVRTPDYIILDEPTANVDVEAKLSFMNILHELRNIGVTILITSHILEELQEMANYLVLINEGQIVYESDFDNKKESIADIYKKFRLNKVDKEKILKELYQNEGASTNEFK; this is encoded by the coding sequence ATGATTGAACTTAAAAACATTACTAGAGAAGTCGGTGGATTCTTACTAAATAAGGTTAGTTTTAAAATAAAAAAAGGTTCAGTTGTTGCATTTGTTGGCGATAATGGTGCCGGAAAGACAACAACTATTAAAGCTATGTTTGGCGAACTTAATTTGGATAGTGGTTCGATAACAATTGATGGTGAAGATATTTTTAAAAATAATAATCTCAGAAAAGTTGCATTTTTCCCTGATTCAAATAATGTTCCAATGGAATTGTCTTTGAGAGATTATGTTAATTATTTGTGTTCAGTTAATGGAATGAGTAAAAAAGAAATTAAAAATAATTCAAAAGAAGTTTTTAAAATGTTGGGTTTAGAAAAGTTTGTAAATAAAAGATTGGGCCAATTGAGTGCGGGATGGAAAAAACGTGCTATAATGGCAAGTATTTTGGTTAGAACCCCAGATTACATAATACTTGATGAACCCACAGCAAATGTTGATGTAGAAGCTAAACTATCATTTATGAATATATTACATGAGTTAAGAAATATAGGAGTTACAATTTTAATTACTAGTCATATCCTAGAAGAATTACAAGAAATGGCAAATTATTTAGTTTTAATAAATGAAGGCCAAATTGTTTATGAAAGTGATTTTGATAACAAGAAAGAAAGCATTGCAGATATATATAAAAAATTTAGACTAAATAAAGTTGATAAAGAAAAAATTCTTAAAGAACTTTATCAAAATGAAGGAGCAAGTACTAATGAGTTCAAATAA
- the ptsP gene encoding phosphoenolpyruvate--protein phosphotransferase has translation MSNKYSGIGASNGIALAKVYILKEEPIVINDSPVKDIDSEINIINESIVKAKKDLFDLKNIALEKLGEEKAAIFEAHASILEDPEMANEFVSLIKEKNCSASKSISQVAEKYIALFKGMEDAYFQERAADIKDVTERLLRYVLNLPVLDLATISEEVIIVAEDLTPSQTAQLNPLFVKGFACNVGGRTSHAAIMARSLEIPAVLGLKNILTNVKLNDLIAINGSNGEVEVNPKDKKVWEDLANKFKQEQEELKKMKEQPTITKDGYDKFILEANIGSPKDVASVLDNGGEGIGLFRSEFLYMDNDHFPTEEEQFQAYKEVVEKMNGKLVVIRTLDIGGDKKLSYFKFPEEMNPFLGYRAIRFTLDRKDIFKDQIRALLRASAYGHIGIMFPMIATVDEFLAAKNFTLDCKKELEKEGHKVGSDLEIGMMVEIPAAAVNAENFAKYADFFSIGTNDLIQYTMAADRMSENVSYLYQPFNPSILKLLKMTIDGGHKHNRWVGMCGEMAGEPDAIPLLMGLGLDAYSMSATSILKARSIMSKLTLNETQSLAKKALECENTSQVLELVNQLMQNK, from the coding sequence ATGAGCAATAAATACAGTGGTATTGGAGCAAGCAATGGTATTGCTCTTGCTAAAGTATATATATTAAAAGAAGAACCAATTGTAATTAATGATTCTCCTGTTAAAGATATTGATTCAGAAATTAATATTATTAATGAATCAATAGTAAAAGCAAAGAAAGATTTATTCGATTTAAAAAATATAGCACTTGAAAAACTTGGTGAAGAAAAGGCTGCTATATTTGAAGCTCATGCTTCAATATTAGAAGACCCAGAAATGGCAAATGAATTTGTTAGTTTAATTAAGGAAAAGAATTGTTCAGCTTCTAAGTCAATTAGTCAAGTTGCAGAAAAGTATATCGCATTATTTAAAGGTATGGAAGATGCTTATTTTCAAGAGAGAGCAGCAGATATTAAAGATGTAACTGAAAGACTTTTGAGATACGTTCTTAATTTACCAGTACTTGATTTAGCAACTATAAGTGAAGAAGTAATAATTGTTGCTGAAGATCTAACACCATCACAAACTGCTCAACTTAATCCATTATTTGTAAAAGGTTTTGCATGTAATGTTGGTGGTAGAACTAGTCACGCAGCAATTATGGCAAGAAGTCTTGAAATTCCTGCAGTATTAGGTCTTAAAAATATATTAACAAATGTTAAATTAAATGACCTTATTGCTATAAATGGTTCAAATGGTGAAGTCGAAGTTAATCCTAAGGATAAAAAAGTTTGAGAAGATTTAGCAAATAAATTTAAACAAGAACAAGAAGAATTAAAAAAAATGAAAGAACAACCAACAATAACAAAAGATGGCTATGATAAGTTTATTCTTGAAGCAAATATAGGTAGCCCTAAAGATGTTGCCTCTGTCTTAGACAATGGTGGAGAAGGTATTGGTTTATTTAGAAGTGAATTCTTATATATGGATAATGATCACTTCCCAACCGAAGAAGAACAATTCCAAGCTTATAAAGAAGTTGTAGAAAAAATGAATGGCAAACTTGTTGTCATAAGAACATTAGACATAGGTGGGGATAAAAAATTATCTTACTTTAAGTTCCCTGAAGAAATGAATCCTTTTTTAGGATATAGAGCAATAAGATTTACACTAGATAGAAAAGATATTTTCAAGGATCAAATACGTGCTTTATTAAGAGCAAGTGCTTATGGACACATTGGAATAATGTTTCCAATGATAGCAACTGTTGATGAGTTTTTAGCTGCTAAAAATTTCACTTTAGATTGTAAAAAAGAATTAGAAAAAGAAGGCCACAAAGTAGGTTCAGACTTAGAAATTGGTATGATGGTAGAAATACCTGCAGCAGCAGTTAATGCCGAGAACTTTGCTAAATATGCTGATTTCTTCTCAATTGGAACTAATGACTTAATTCAATATACAATGGCAGCTGATAGAATGAGTGAAAATGTATCATATTTGTACCAACCTTTTAACCCTTCTATTTTAAAACTTTTAAAAATGACAATTGATGGAGGGCATAAACATAATCGATGAGTAGGGATGTGTGGTGAAATGGCTGGAGAACCTGATGCAATACCATTATTAATGGGTTTAGGTTTAGATGCTTATTCAATGTCTGCAACAAGTATTTTAAAAGCAAGAAGCATAATGTCAAAACTAACTTTGAATGAAACACAAAGTCTAGCTAAAAAGGCATTAGAATGTGAAAACACATCACAAGTTTTAGAATTAGTTAATCAATTAATGCAAAATAAATAA
- a CDS encoding PTS sugar transporter subunit IIA has protein sequence MGLFTKNKSLEVFSPVDGEVISISDVEDEVFSEKMLGDGLAIIPSNGSFYAPIEGKLVTVFPSGHAYGILAKNGVEILLHIGIDTVSLDGEGFDIKVKQNDSVQVGDLLAIVDIENVSKKVPSIQTPLIFTTESMDGKKIEILKTGKVNKGDLIAVVK, from the coding sequence ATGGGTTTATTTACAAAAAACAAAAGTTTAGAAGTTTTTTCACCTGTAGATGGAGAAGTAATTAGCATATCTGATGTTGAAGATGAAGTTTTTTCAGAAAAAATGTTAGGTGATGGTTTAGCTATTATTCCAAGTAACGGAAGTTTTTATGCTCCAATCGAAGGAAAACTTGTTACAGTTTTTCCAAGTGGACATGCTTATGGTATTTTAGCAAAAAATGGAGTAGAAATATTACTTCATATTGGTATAGATACTGTATCACTTGATGGTGAAGGTTTTGACATTAAAGTAAAACAAAATGATAGTGTTCAAGTAGGGGATTTACTTGCAATAGTAGATATTGAAAATGTATCTAAGAAAGTACCTTCTATACAGACACCATTAATATTTACAACTGAATCAATGGATGGCAAAAAAATTGAAATCTTAAAAACAGGTAAAGTCAATAAAGGTGACTTAATAGCAGTTGTTAAATAA
- the guaA gene encoding glutamine-hydrolyzing GMP synthase, giving the protein MSNTQIIILDYGSQYTQLLARRIRDLNVYTEVVDHNIKATDIQKYKNIKGIILSGGPSSVYEFESYDIDVDIFKLGIPILGVCYGMQLIAKKFGGVVELANNQEFGKSTLVIENTECVLFKDLKESQVWMSHADHIVKMPENFTIVGKSENSIAAIENKNLKIYGIQFHAEVTHSLCGETIISNFLFNVCDCQKDWTMTKFISSSLTEIKSIIKDEKVILGLSGGVDSSVCAALLSKSIGKNLTCIFVDTGLLRKDEAKKVMQNYSKFEMNIKLVDASSIFFEALKGVKDPEQKRKIIGSKFIEIFNEESIKLEGVKFLAQGTIYPDVIESSSDGHTSKTIKSHHNVGGLPKEINFKLIEPIRTLFKDEVRRVGRELGLEDSILNRHPFPGPGLGIRIIGEVSKEKADILREVDDIFIEKLIEKKLYNKVSQAFATILPVKTVGVMGDNRTYEYLVALRSVNTIDFMTASASELPWEFLNEVTNEIINKVKGVNRVVYDITSKPPGTIEWE; this is encoded by the coding sequence ATGAGTAACACACAAATTATAATTTTAGACTATGGTAGTCAATATACTCAACTTCTTGCAAGAAGAATTAGAGATTTAAATGTATATACAGAAGTAGTTGATCATAATATAAAAGCTACAGATATTCAAAAATACAAAAACATCAAAGGAATAATTCTTTCTGGTGGACCTTCAAGTGTTTATGAATTTGAGTCATATGATATTGATGTTGATATATTTAAACTAGGTATACCAATCCTAGGAGTGTGTTATGGTATGCAATTAATTGCTAAAAAATTTGGCGGTGTTGTTGAATTAGCTAATAATCAAGAGTTTGGTAAGTCAACTTTAGTTATTGAAAATACTGAATGTGTATTATTTAAAGACTTAAAAGAAAGTCAGGTTTGAATGAGTCATGCAGATCATATTGTAAAAATGCCTGAAAATTTTACAATTGTAGGAAAATCTGAAAACTCAATCGCTGCAATTGAAAACAAAAATCTAAAAATATATGGTATTCAATTTCATGCTGAGGTTACACATTCATTATGTGGTGAGACAATAATTTCAAACTTCTTATTTAATGTTTGTGATTGTCAAAAAGATTGAACAATGACAAAGTTTATAAGCAGCTCTTTAACTGAAATTAAGTCTATTATAAAAGATGAAAAAGTAATATTAGGTCTTAGTGGTGGAGTAGATTCATCAGTATGTGCTGCATTACTATCAAAGTCAATTGGGAAAAATTTAACTTGTATTTTTGTGGACACTGGTTTATTAAGAAAAGATGAAGCAAAAAAAGTAATGCAAAACTACTCTAAATTTGAAATGAATATTAAATTAGTAGATGCAAGTAGTATATTTTTTGAAGCACTTAAAGGTGTTAAAGACCCTGAACAAAAAAGAAAAATCATTGGAAGCAAATTTATAGAAATTTTTAATGAAGAATCTATAAAATTAGAAGGGGTTAAGTTCTTGGCACAAGGTACCATATATCCAGATGTAATTGAATCATCATCTGATGGTCATACTTCAAAAACAATTAAGTCTCATCATAATGTGGGAGGATTACCTAAAGAAATTAATTTTAAGTTAATAGAACCAATAAGAACTTTATTCAAAGACGAAGTAAGAAGAGTAGGTAGAGAACTTGGTTTAGAAGATTCTATACTGAATAGACATCCATTTCCTGGTCCTGGATTAGGAATAAGAATTATTGGAGAAGTTTCAAAAGAAAAAGCTGATATTCTTAGAGAAGTTGACGATATTTTTATAGAAAAATTAATAGAAAAAAAATTATATAATAAAGTTAGTCAAGCCTTTGCAACAATTTTACCTGTTAAAACAGTTGGTGTAATGGGAGACAATAGAACATATGAATATCTAGTTGCTTTAAGATCAGTCAATACAATTGATTTTATGACTGCATCTGCAAGTGAGTTACCTTGGGAATTTTTAAATGAAGTAACAAATGAAATTATTAATAAAGTAAAAGGTGTTAATCGTGTTGTTTATGATATTACATCAAAACCACCAGGAACAATTGAGTGGGAATAA